TCGCGAATGGATTGCAGCAGTTGCCAACGCGCCGGCAAATTTTCATAGGCTGTGCGGATTCTCGGCATATTGCTTTGGATATAAATACTCAGCGCCATTCCCGATTCCCAGGGCATATCCAGCAACTGGTCATGAATCACATCGGTTTCTGCCACGGACAACCGGTGATCAACATACATGCCCAGCAACAACAAGTCCACCAGGGCTTCCCGTTGTAATTGCAGTGCTGGTTGGGGTTCCTTTTGTAGCAAGGCCCGTAAACGTGCCCACATAACGATTGTTCCGCAAAGCTGCCTCTACTCTACTAGAAAAGGAAAAAGCGCACAACTACAAAAGCAGACACGGCGACTAACTGGGCCAACATCACCGGTATTCCATAGGTCAAAAAACCTCGAAACGAAATCCGTCGGCCATGCTGCTCCGCAATCCCCGCCGCCACAATATTGGCTGAAGCCCCTACCAACGTCCCATTGCCACCCAAGGTCGCTCCGTACATCATGGCGTAAAACAATGGCAATACCGTATCAGGAAATTGCCCATCAAACCCCGGTTTCAACACATCAGCAGGGGCCAAGCCCACATCTACGACATATTGCTTTAGCAAGGGCACCATGGCAGTTACTAGAGGGATATTTGGGATGACGCTCGAAACCAAACCTACAAAAAAAATTAAAACAATCGAACCTAGCAGAATATTCTGACCGAGAATCATACTCAAAATCTCGGATAAACTCTTGATAATGCCGCTTTTTTCTAGGCCGCCAATCAACACAAAAATGCTCATGAAAAAGATAAGCGTACTCCAGTCCACATCCCGAAGAATGTTATTGACTGTGTCAATGCCGCTGTGATGACTGAGGAGCATCGCCAGAGTCGCGCCCATTAATGCCACCGCTGCCGGGGAAATTTTCTGGGGTAGCGATTCACCCACCACAAACATCGTTAATACAAAAACAACAATAACAATGCCGACGGATAAGACAGTGGGATGATTCACAGTGGGATGGGGCAAAACATCCAGATTCTCCAACTTCTTGCGCCAGATTTTGGGGAACAAAAACGGCAACATGAATACGATCACAGCAATGGCGATTGCCCCACCTAAACTTAAACGCCAGAAGTAATCCATAAAACTCAAGTTAATGGCATCTGCCACGATATAGGTAGCCGGATCGCCAACCATGGTTAACAAGCCCGCGGAATTGGCAATCATCACCATCAGGATTAGCAAGGGTACAAAGTCCACACCAATGTCCTGAGCAAGGGGGGGTATCAGTGGCGCCAGCAACATCACCGTTGTCGCATTGGGCAATACTGCGCAGACGGGTGTGGTAATCGCCACGACTCCCAAAAGTAAATTCCGGCCTTGCCCCTTGCCTAACAGCACCATTTGGGCCGCTAGATAGTCAAAAATTTTGGTAGGTTCAAAGGCCCGCACCAGCACCATGACCCCAAAAAACAAGGCCAGTGTGTTGTAACTGCGCCCGATGTAGCCAATGGCTTCCCCGAGGGTCATGACCTGGCAAAAGACGAGCACCATGGCACCCAACAGGGCAGCGACGGTCAGGTGCATCCACTCAGTGACGATCAATGCCACTACAGCCAGAAAGGTGATGCCTGCAACTGCAACTTGCCAGCTTTCCATAGGCGCTCCACCAGAGGGGCAAATTGCCGCTACCTTAACAACTTGTCCTGGGTGCCGTCAACTGAGAATTTCTGCCCCTGATAAATTGGCCTCTTGACCAGCGTTGATTGGCTCCGGCGGCAGCACCAAATCTACCTGCTGGCGGTAGTAATCCACTTCTTTGACCACCACATCAATTTCCATCCCAACCGCATACGTAGCATTGGTACGCCGACCCACTAGCGCCTGTTGTTGTGGCCGGAATTCGTACCAGTCATTGCGCAGAGCAGTGACGTGGACGCGTCCTTGGAGGGGCGTTCGCTCAATTGCCACAAAAAACCCGTAGGATTCCACGCTCACGATTAAACCGCGCACCTGTTGCCCCGGCGACAACCGGCAGCGGTGTAACCACAACAAATGCTCGTAGTCCTCGCGGGCCTGGCGGTGGAGCCGTTCCCGTTCCTGCCACTGGGACAAGATTTGTTGCGCCTGGGTTTGTAATTCCTCTTGCACCGATGGGGGCAACACCGGCCAATCCACCCGCCCATGGCACTCGCTGCTGCGCAAGTCCACGGTTTCCTTGGAACGGGAACTTTTGCGGTCCTTTCCTTGGGTGAATAGCGCCCACAGTACCCGCTGGTTGAACAAATCCGTGTACCGGTCTAGCGGCGCCACCCCGTGTAGGTAAGGAGTCCACCCCAAGCCAAAATGCTCCCCCGCTTGCAGGCTGTCAGTCGGCGGCTTGAGGATTTCTAGAAATAGCGTTTGCAACAACGGCGCCAGCTCGTGGGACTGGATCAAAGGCAACAATGTCGTCACATCCAAGGTCTCCGGCACCGGCAACCCCAGCGTCTGCAGTAGGAAGCGGTACCGTTGCCAGGCGTCGGGATCGGGGGGTGGTTGCACGCGGAACAGTCCCGGCAGTTGCAAGGCTTGCAAATGGCGCGCCAGCAGGTGATTTGCCAATAGCGCCACCGCTTGGGCCAGCCGGGCAGCAGGGTCGTTTTCCTGGCGGGGCAAACCGCTCGGGTGTTCATCTGGTAAGGGGTAGGCACCAGACATGGGCAAACCCACTCGCTGGCCAGTGCGTTCCACCCAATCCGTCACACTGGCAACCACTTCCAACGGCGGTTGGTCATCCACCCGTACCCAGCCGGGTTCTAGGCGATACGTCCCCACCTGGCCTGCGGCGTCCAACTGCACCCACAGGGAAATGCTGGGCCACTCTGGTCCCAAATTCACGGGAGGGGTCATGGGATAGATGGTATTCCCCAAACCAAAGGTGGCTCCCTGTTGCCGGGCGTACCAATCCACGAGGGTTTCTGGGGAGATGTAGGCGGTGCCATCGGGAATGTGAATCCCCAAACGCCCTGATTCCCACGACACAGCCAGCTTGCCCAAGCCCCAGGTCGCCAAGTGCCGGTAATCTTGTCGCGGCCAGTCGCTAGGAACGCACACCAATTCCGCAGGCAAGCCCGCCGGTGGGTTCGGAACCAGATTATGTTTACATAACACCAGCAGGGACGGGTCAGCGCTCTGGGCATCGGGGCCTAACACCTGTTTAATCACTCCTTGAGCGGGTAACTGAGCCAGGGGGTAACGCGCTATCCTGACGTACACCAGTTGGTCCACCCACTGACTTACCTCGTCACCCGGCAACGCCACCGTGATATTCAACCGGTCATCCATCGGTTTGGCAACATAACCGGTATCGCTCGGCTTCACTTGGGCGACCAAAGCCGTGATTGCCCGCTCCAGCACCAGGAACACTTCTCCTTCGGGACTGCGGCGGTTGCGGCCTTTGCGCATGACCTTGACCAACCCCCAGTCACCGTGCCAAGCAGTACCCAGATAACGGGCTGGGATATAGATATCAGCAGCGCCAGGTTCCTCCTGAACAGCCCAAAAACTGCCCCGTGAAAAGCGTAACCGCGCCTTGACCACATCCGGCATCGGTACCCGCCGATATTTACCAAACTCCTCCGTGACCAGGGATAATTTGGTTAAGACATCCAGGGCAATTTTAAGCCGCAGCCGGTCACTTTCCGTTTCGCAGAACAATTTTTTGGCCAAGACCTTGGGAGCAATGAGTTTATCTTCCGGTAAGTTGCCCAAAAGTTCTCCAATTGAAAATGGCATGGCTCATCCCATCCGTCCTGTGTTTCACTTTATCATCGCCTCTACCTGATCTTGGCAGATTCTCAGCCTCTTGCTAAGATTGTGGGAAAAGATATAAGAATTCCCACCACCAATCCCATTCGCCAGCCCCAAGGAGTGCCCCATGGATTCCGTGCGTCCTGAGAGCGATACGCAGATTGACAGTTTCCCGGTGGAGTTACTAGAAGACCGGTATCAGGTGGGTCACAACGCCTTGTACAACCGGCTCAAGGGACTGGGCATCAAACCCTTCAAGGTGAGTCGGCGGGCCTACATCACAGCCCAGGAGTTGGAGCGATTAGACCGGCTACACGAATTTTTGCAACAGGGGGGCACCATCAATGACTTTTTAGCCCAAGACCCCAATCCCCCCGCTGATTTAAGCATCAACCGTTCCGAGGTTCCGGTCAATCTCACCCACTTGATTGGAACCGTAGCCGATGCAGTGGCGGGCGCTGTTGTCAGTAGTATGCGTTCAACCGCCGGTGTTATCGCCGATGCGGTGGCTCAGCGTCTTGCCCAACTCAAAACCACGAGCGACCCGTTGGAATACTTGCGCACCCTGGAGGAAGCCTATCGCAATGGCTGGATTCTCAGCACATCAGAAGTGGCCTATTTGTTGCGGGTGGCGCCCCGGACGATTACCGAACACGGGGAACAGTTTGAGGATTCGGGTTTTATCTTCAGGCGGGTGGGGAAAAAGCGGGGAGAAGTGGCCTGGCGGGTCGCTAAACCTGGTGATTTGCCGCCGCCGGAGCGTTATCAACCCATGGACCCCCAAACCGGTTATCCCCAGTGGTAATCAATCCGGGCCTTGGGGACGCCGGTGTTGTTGAAATTGTCGTTGCCATGCCTTCGCCGTGCGTAACGCCAGCCATACCAACATGAGGGCAATCAAGCCACCCTGGGTTGGGGCTTTCAGCGCAAAAATCGCCAGCAAGGCGCACAAACCATCTTGCGTGAGCACGACCCAGAGGGGAAAAGTACCCCGGCGGTACAGCCAGCCCACCTGTACCAGTTGCAGCAGCAATGCCAGGGCAGCACCAACATAGCCCATCAAGTTCTGGAAACCAGGGGGCATTTTCATCAACTGCGCCGTCACGACACCCAATAGCCAACCCACCGGCGGACTCAACACGACCTGCAACGGTTGCTGCAACCGCACACCCCAGGGATGCAATGGCGCTATGAGTTCCCACACTGCCCAGCTCGTTAACAGCCCCAAGGTCAGCGCCGGCGACCAGCGTCCCACCACGGGAATTTGTTCCCAGGCTTCTTCCCGTTGGAGCACCAAGATCAACAACAGCGGGAATGCCAACCGAAATCCCCCCGCCGCTGCGGCTGCCAATACGGCCAGTACCGCTGCCATGACCGCCCATTGCACCCATGCCACTGAAAATTTAAGATATGTCAGGAAATCTGAAAGTTTCTCCTGCCTATGACGACCGCTTGGCAAGCCTGGGCCAACCTACTGGAGCAACGCTTGGACTACTACCGGCAGTTCTACGGCGCCTACAACCACAACCCGCAGCAGTGGGAAGCCGAACACGGCGCTTGGACTGTTTTCGAGCACTGTGAAAAGGCGCAAGTTTTGGGAGAGCTTGGTCAAATCCTCACCTTGTTGCAACGACAAACGCTACATGAAGGCCAACTCGATACTCCCGGTGATGTGGAGTATTATTCCACCGTCAAAGAAGCACTCCGGGTCATCCGGCAATTTCTAGAACAACACCCTCCCCGTGCCGTCCCTAACTAAGCTGCTGGAGCATAACAATTAGCGGTTTACCTACGGATAGCTAAACTACCTTAGGTTGTCAGAAAAAGAACTAACAACGGGACGGTGCCCTGCGACCTCAAGGATGACAAAGATAACCTGGCAATAACTAAGCAACTTGAGGGTGTCTTATGAACGGTCGCAAAGGGGTACCGCCGCTTTCAGTTCTTTATCATGTGTTGATGCTGAATGCTTACGAGGCCTACCTCACTCCACCCGCTGGGTCATGGGGGAACTCGGCGTGGCATAGGACTTGACCGGTATCCGCCCAGCAAGAAACGCGAGACGTCCAGCTTCCACTGCCAAACGCATGGCTGCTGCCATCCGGGGCGGGTCCTGCGCCTGGGCAATCGCAGTATTGATGAGAACTGCCTGCGCCCCCATTTCCATCGCCTGAGCTGCTTCACTGGGGGTACCAATCCCAGCATCGATCACCACTGGCACTTTCGCTTGCTCGATGATGATGGCGATGTTACTGGCGTTGCGTAACCCCTGCCCCGAACCAATTGGCGACCCCAAGGGCATCACCGTCGCGCACCCGACTTCCTC
This is a stretch of genomic DNA from Gloeomargarita sp. SKYB120. It encodes these proteins:
- a CDS encoding ArsB/NhaD family transporter encodes the protein MESWQVAVAGITFLAVVALIVTEWMHLTVAALLGAMVLVFCQVMTLGEAIGYIGRSYNTLALFFGVMVLVRAFEPTKIFDYLAAQMVLLGKGQGRNLLLGVVAITTPVCAVLPNATTVMLLAPLIPPLAQDIGVDFVPLLILMVMIANSAGLLTMVGDPATYIVADAINLSFMDYFWRLSLGGAIAIAVIVFMLPFLFPKIWRKKLENLDVLPHPTVNHPTVLSVGIVIVVFVLTMFVVGESLPQKISPAAVALMGATLAMLLSHHSGIDTVNNILRDVDWSTLIFFMSIFVLIGGLEKSGIIKSLSEILSMILGQNILLGSIVLIFFVGLVSSVIPNIPLVTAMVPLLKQYVVDVGLAPADVLKPGFDGQFPDTVLPLFYAMMYGATLGGNGTLVGASANIVAAGIAEQHGRRISFRGFLTYGIPVMLAQLVAVSAFVVVRFFLF
- a CDS encoding RNB domain-containing ribonuclease, with the protein product MPFSIGELLGNLPEDKLIAPKVLAKKLFCETESDRLRLKIALDVLTKLSLVTEEFGKYRRVPMPDVVKARLRFSRGSFWAVQEEPGAADIYIPARYLGTAWHGDWGLVKVMRKGRNRRSPEGEVFLVLERAITALVAQVKPSDTGYVAKPMDDRLNITVALPGDEVSQWVDQLVYVRIARYPLAQLPAQGVIKQVLGPDAQSADPSLLVLCKHNLVPNPPAGLPAELVCVPSDWPRQDYRHLATWGLGKLAVSWESGRLGIHIPDGTAYISPETLVDWYARQQGATFGLGNTIYPMTPPVNLGPEWPSISLWVQLDAAGQVGTYRLEPGWVRVDDQPPLEVVASVTDWVERTGQRVGLPMSGAYPLPDEHPSGLPRQENDPAARLAQAVALLANHLLARHLQALQLPGLFRVQPPPDPDAWQRYRFLLQTLGLPVPETLDVTTLLPLIQSHELAPLLQTLFLEILKPPTDSLQAGEHFGLGWTPYLHGVAPLDRYTDLFNQRVLWALFTQGKDRKSSRSKETVDLRSSECHGRVDWPVLPPSVQEELQTQAQQILSQWQERERLHRQAREDYEHLLWLHRCRLSPGQQVRGLIVSVESYGFFVAIERTPLQGRVHVTALRNDWYEFRPQQQALVGRRTNATYAVGMEIDVVVKEVDYYRQQVDLVLPPEPINAGQEANLSGAEILS
- a CDS encoding DUF1670 domain-containing protein; its protein translation is MDSVRPESDTQIDSFPVELLEDRYQVGHNALYNRLKGLGIKPFKVSRRAYITAQELERLDRLHEFLQQGGTINDFLAQDPNPPADLSINRSEVPVNLTHLIGTVADAVAGAVVSSMRSTAGVIADAVAQRLAQLKTTSDPLEYLRTLEEAYRNGWILSTSEVAYLLRVAPRTITEHGEQFEDSGFIFRRVGKKRGEVAWRVAKPGDLPPPERYQPMDPQTGYPQW
- a CDS encoding DUF4126 domain-containing protein; its protein translation is MAAVLAVLAAAAAGGFRLAFPLLLILVLQREEAWEQIPVVGRWSPALTLGLLTSWAVWELIAPLHPWGVRLQQPLQVVLSPPVGWLLGVVTAQLMKMPPGFQNLMGYVGAALALLLQLVQVGWLYRRGTFPLWVVLTQDGLCALLAIFALKAPTQGGLIALMLVWLALRTAKAWQRQFQQHRRPQGPD